The window gttggaccagaccACGGCGTAAGAGCACACCATACAAAAATTGCCAGTGgatcagatttatgaagtgctatgctctctacaaaggtgtgcggaaattatctcgcAAAGCCAGACACGATCatcgatctactttggagtattcgaagatggaacccgccttgcaatgccgaagacaaaactgcgcgccggactcatcgtcattgaagcctggttcaggggctactgagggagtcctggattagggggtatccggacagccggacaaaTGTCAGTATTAGCAATTACAAATAATTACCATGAGGCTAACAATAAAGAAAGATCTACCAGAGTGCAAAGATGGTGCAAACCAGAACCCAGGTGTGTGAAGGTAAATGTGGACGCTGCCTTCTTTGTGGAGGAAGGTGTGGGAGCTACATCAGCTGTTATCCGAGATGAGAGAGGGAACTTTCTAGCGGCACAATGTAAGCACATCACCATGTGGCAGATGTGGTGACAGCTGGAGCAATGGCCATGCGAGATGGCCATGTCCTTGCAAATTCTCTAGGGTTTCCTCGGGTGGAAGCTGAATCAGATTCCCTAGACATGATCAGTTTCTGTAATGGGTGGTCCGGATGGTGGGATACAACAGCAACTTTATTCACGAAGTGTGTGGATGTGGCCTCGTCGATCGGGAAGGTCGTCTTTAGGCACTGCTACCATTCTAGTAATCAAGCAACGCGTGTGCTAGCTAAGTTTTGTTTTTGCAATAAGACCGATGAATTGGACAAATGAATAATCTCGTAGATGATGTACTTCCTTTCGTGCCGTAGATTAATAAAACTAGTCATGATGACCTTCCCTCAAAAAGAAGTAGCACCTTTGGTTTGGTTTCACAACTATCACCTGAACACGAAGACATAGACGTGCATCTTCTTGCTTAGTTAAATTTGTTTTGATCTTCCATTTGTTAGCCTTGAGACGATATCCAAGTTTAGTGCTTCGCTTCATAGATTGATCGGCCTTACCACGACCTCGTGGCTTGTCTTTTTCTTTGCCTTTTTCTGTGTGTCCGCTACGCTTCCCATGACTCGAGCCCTCATACCGTCACACATTCCTTGCGCGCGATTATAGGAGTTGGTCACTTTATTAGTCACCGAACTGGAAATTTTCTCCATAATCTCAACTTCCTCAAGTTTTACGCCAAGCGCACGGATCTTTCCAACCAAAGTAGTGAGATGCATGACGTAGTCGTTCACCAACTCAGTTTCCTCCATCTGCAACCTTTGAAAAGTGACGCTTTAGCACTTGCCCGAGCCTTTATGACACGATCATCTCCAATCCTCATTTGCTTGCACGCACTCTTGTTGTTTCGAACTCCGCCAATGTAATCAACACGAAATCCGATAGAGACTATGTTGTGGTGGCCATGGCACCTTCATCACACTCCACATCTACGCCGTCGCCCGTGATTTTCTTGCCATGCTCGGGGAATTTGGAGAATAATCTTCATCTTACTGTCCACACGTTGTAGCTAGGGTTGGTCAGCATCAAACACCGGATGAGAAAGTTGTGATGCGATGTTGGTGTCGCTCGCTCCACCAATGGTCGCTGATTTGACGCCCTTCTTCACCTTGTCTGGTTGTCCCCAACCTTACCATACAAGTTGCCGGAGCTTGCTGCTGGGCCGCCCGACACGATGGGCTTGTATTTTTTTTTAGCAACACGCGATGGGTTTGAAAGGCCCGCAGACACAGAAACTACGGCCGTATTGGGCCGATGTCAGCCCACTGCAGGCCGCAAATGGCCGATCGCTCGACCACTCCACTGATCCATTCCCCTCCCCCCAAAACCCTATTCCACGTCCACcgaggaagaggaggcggaggaAGGAGTGAAGCcccacctcccgccgccgccgccgccgccgccatggcgctCCGGCTGATCAATCCGAGCAGGAAGCCCCTCCTCCACGTGccccgcccctcctcctcctccttctcctcctcctcgtcctcctccaacAACAACAGCCCCCCCTTCCNNNNNNNNNNNNNNNNNNNNNNNNNNNNNNNNNNNNNNNNNNNNNNNNNNNNNNNNNNNNNNNNNNNNNNNNNNNNNNNNNNNNNNNNNNNNNNNNNNNNNNNNNNNNNNNNNNNNNNNNNNNNNNNNNNNNNNNNNNNNNNNNNNNNNNNNNNNNNNNNNNNNNNNNNNNNNNNNNNNNNNNNNNNNNNNNNNNNNNNNNNNNNNNNNNNNNNNNNNNNNNNNNNNNNNNNNNNNNNNNNNNNNNNNNNNNNNNNNNNNNNNNNNNNNNNNNNNNNNNNNNNNNNNNNNNNNNNNNNNNNNNNNNNNNNNNNNNNNNNNNNNNNNNNNNNNNNNNNNNNNNNNNNNNNNNNNNNNNNNNNNNNNNNNNNNNNNNNNNNNNNNNNNNNNNNNNNNNNNNNNNNNNNNNNNNNNNNNNNNNNNNNNNNNNNNNNNNNNNNNNNNNNNNNNNNNNNNNNNNNNNNNNNNNNNNNNNNNNNNNNNNNNNNNNNNNNNNNNNNNNNNNNNNNNNNNNNNCCGCCGCCGCCCTCCGACGACCCCGGCTACCCGCCCCCGAACCACGGCGAGGGCCCCcagaggccggccgcctcctcgatCTTCCTCGACATCCGCGAGCGCCTCAAGTCGTCCccggcgccgcccccgccgcgccgGATCCCGGCCAACCCGCTCCGCCCCGGCGGGGCGCCCGCGGCCCCCTCCGTCGGCCTCGACGACGTCAAGCGCAGCCTCGAGTCCTTCCGCGCCGGCTCCCCCCGCTTATCCGGCCCCGGCGTTGGCGGCGGTGGCGCCAACCCGTCGTTCCAGGACTTGCTCAAGAACAGCGCCGCCGCCCCGGCGGGTCGCCCCCAGGGAGGAGGAGCCCCCAACGCCGGCGGCGGCAAGCCGTTCAGCTTCAGCTTCGATTCCATCCGCGAGAGCATCCGCAAGATCGACCCGCAGCAGGAGAGGCAGCGCCAGCCGCCTTTGCGGTTCCTGAACAATACCCCGGACAACATCTTCGGGAGGGAGATGCGCCAGAGGGCCGGGAAGCCGCAGCCCGGGGAGGGGAAGGAAGACGAGGACGACGGCGTTTTTCTCGCGAATGAATACAATCCCGAACAGCTTGGGCAGATGCTCAGGGAGCTCCGGCCGGCGGACGCAGGGAAGGACGGGAAGGAGTGGTTCTCTCTCCAGGAGCTGCAGGGGCGGATCGCCAAGATCGCGGAGCAGGAGAGGGCCCAGGCTGACCCGCGGTATGGCGGCGAGTTTGGTTATCTCCGGCAGACCTTAACGAGCCTCCATAAAGATCAGAAAGGGCAGAAGAAGCATGTTACAAATGGTAATCCCGCCCAacattgcttgtttttctttttcatTCACCTCTTTTACCTCCGAGGGCAATGGAACTGATAAGCTTGTGCTGTATTGTTCTTGATCGGGAGCAGTCCAGCAAATGTCAATATTTGCAAACATTGGTGGAAAGCCGCTGCCGGAGTACATGCTGAGCAATCTTCCGCCGCAGGAGGAGTTGCTAGAGAGGGTGAGATTAGCCTTTTGCCTTTTCATCTATTTTTTGGTTGTGGGAGGACTTCTCCCCTGTTTGTATCTGTTCTGAGACTGCGATTGACTGATGATTATCGGTGCCTGCTGTCTTCAGTATTTCCATCCTGACCACATGTCAGGcgaagagaagatgaaattggagctTCAGAAGGTGAGGGATGAGTTCAAGATGTCCGAGAATGACTGTGGTTCTGCACGAGTTCAAAGTAAATTTCTTACCCCTTGCTTGCATAATACCGGAAAACTGTGACGTACAGTTAGAACACACTGACCTGCTAATATAGAACACGGACTTGCATGATATACCAGAAAATGGTGATAGATAGTAGAACACAGACTTGCCAACAGTGTCACAATGTTGTGCCATATCTAGTGTAATATTGATAATTAGTGATTGTTACACTTTGCATCACCTTTCTGTCTGGAAAAGAAGGCAGCCATGATTTTGGTATGAGGGCTAGGACTAACTCAAGGGATTTTTTTTTCTTTGCCTGAGTAGCTGATATAGCCTGTGCTAGACATAGCAGTAAGGAGTATTCAAAATTCCACTTGAACACCTAGTATTTTTGTGAACTGTAATGTAATATAATGGAGACATGATTCTGTTAGATTCAACTGAAGCTATGGTTCAGTTAACCTCAACATTACGTTTTGGACGGTAAGAGGTTATCTTTTCATATTCTTCTGTAGCTAGTTATTGATTAGTCAGAAAAGAAGTCTGGCTGAATATTGTTTTGAAATTCTGGCTCTTCTAGATTTTGGTTAGTGCAAGTTCTTATTTGCCTTACTTCGAAGCATATCATTATACCTACCACTCCTAAGTTTGTTTACTTCTCTATGGCTAGTCGGCAATCTTCTTTCGCTATCCTTATAGCTGCAGGAAGCAGCTTGTACATGTACTCCTAGAACTAAATACCTTTTGAGCTTTCATGCCTTTTGATCCtctacttcttgaggtcttgagcAGTTATGATTTATTTTCTGTTGAGCATTTTATGCTGTTAGGCTCTGCTTGCACTTTTTGTAGGCGCATAGTGTGTGTTACTGATATGCCGCGTCTTTGTGTTTTCAGTAGCCCAACTGACGCTAAAAATCAAGCACTTGTCATCTGTTCTACACAAAAAGGTACATGCAATGTTGAACATCCCGTGTCCATACCCATGCGGTATCGGTGTTCTACCTCCACAACACTTCTGGAATCGCACAAATATCAGTTTGGTCAAGTGATCCGTCGACTCTGCTGTGATGCAGGATAAGCACTCTCGAAAGGGGCTCCAGGACATGGTCCAGAGGAGGAAGAAGTACCTCAAGTACCTGCGCAGGACCGACTGGGACTCGTACTGCCTCGTCCTGTCGAAGCTGGGGCTCCGCGACACGCCCGAGTACAAGGCGCCCGACTACAAGAAGACCCAGCCGACCAAGGCGCAGTCGaagaagagcaagagcaagagcaagaggaaGAGAAAGATGAAGGCGTAGAGCTCCGCTGCCCGGGACAGATGATGATTTGGCCTTGAGAACTCCGTTGGCGGTAGAATCCATCGGGTCGACAGGCACCGAGGTTCAACATGTCTCGGCCCGGCCCGGTCTTTGCAGTGTTGTAATTTTTTGATCCACTTCTGTAATAACCAGTCGCTTGACATAGCTGCATGTTTTTCTTGTTCTGTAGCAACAGAATGTTTGTTGATCCGAGGTCTCAGCTCTCCCCTGCCCTGTTATCAGGCGAATGGATTGAGGGACAAACGGGATGATTACTTGTTTCTTCATTTAATCATATACGGGGGTTTCTTATCTTGTTGGTTTGCTTTGCCATGTCTGCAATCCAAATTGATTAACAGCGGAAAGGAAAtgctgtaagagcatctccaacgctggcccacaaatttactctGGCATTCGTACGCGAACTGGTTGGATGTTGGTGGATAGAGGACTAGACCGTGAACACGGATCCGCAAGTAAAGGGCACATTGAAATTCAAATACAAGTTTGATCCATGGCGTGCGCCGGCTCACATGCTCGATCACAACCAAAAAGAGGCAAGTATGTTTAAGGTTTTACATGCCTGATCACATAAGAATATCAGTCCGTGCAAAAAAAAAAAACGAGTGCTGCCTTGGTGGACCGGCAATCCGAGCCTTCTCAACGCTCAAGGTGTCGTTGTCGTCGTGAATGCAGCTTCCTTCTTTGCCTCCTCTACCCATCTCCATCTTCGCAAGGTCCTTGTCTAGTTCCATGCGTTGGTGGCGGCGGCGAAGAAGAAAGTGAGAGAAAAGGGCGGGAATTGGGTGGAGAGCGGCGGGACGAAAGAAGAGAGTGGGGGATTTAGCGCTGAAATAGTGCGGGAAGCTACAAAAGACGGGCTCCGCTTTCCTTTTAGGTGGGCCAGGGGTGTCAGAGTCCGACTTGTCTCGTGTCTGGACTCCCGCAAAGCCCCCCATGCTTGGTTCCAGTTTGCGGAAAAAATGTGGTCTGAACCGCTCGGCGGATCGATACATTACCCGTGTTGGATGGCTTCCGGCGTCCAGACCACGCGGTTCGGATGTATGCAGGCGGTTTGAGGGTTGGCGTTGGAGATGTCTTGATTTGCTTAAAGTTTTCGCCGACGGATTTCACATAGCTAACACCCACTCTTCGCCCTCACACAATGTTGTCGCCTTTGCGGTGGCGGATCTAGGATATACATTGTGAGAGTAAACATGGACAACATTCCAATGGTTAGAATTTTTTTATCGCACTGCACCCAAATTAATATGATGAACAAACATTGCACTAGTATAAGAAAAAAATTGTAAATTCACGGGGGGGGGTGGCATATGACCCCACCCCCTAAGATCGGCCATTGCGCCTTTGGATCATTGTGATCGGAACCACCAACGTTGGATTAAGCCTTCTATTTAACCTTCTTGCTCGCACTTCGATGAAAAACCAGCTGAAAAACCCCTAAGGCCTCATTTGGTCGTTGgggattgtcggagtaatgggccacgggtaggctcacccgagccccagaacctttcaaaacatcggggcagactgcgcccctcaagactccacgatgaagagccgcctcctgggagtcggCAGCAACTGTCCCTCACGGCCGAGTACTAGGGACGACTTCGAATTAAGCCGACCCTTGGGTGCCGGCTTCCAGATGGGCCGACTCTTAGCTGACGACTTCAAGGGAAGACGACTACGAGAGTCGGCCGGTGACTCCAACCACCTCCTtccttcgccacgatggacggggCAGAGTACGGTTGCAGCATGGCCGTCTCTACCCCGcttacgaggggctggcatggctacagtgcgtcgtatcgctggagatctccatcgtggtgCAGCACTGtttccatgcctgccctgacctcagcccccgtgggcggcacactgtgcccacgacgaccTGCATGTATGACTCAGAGAcggcgggacccgcccgtcagcgggaGTGCCGAAGGCGGCGAGAGCGCCACGAAGacggccccgtgggagtcggccccctggagtcggccggcccctcccacgggccccgcgcgccattaatcagacaagacggggaatggcgacagtgatcggtcGCCAGATGGCGGCACTGTTTGCCATGACCCCGTGACCGAgccagcgtcatcagaagcaccgctacagtaccaggcctgtccgcggggcccgccagtcggcgggccccagaagtcggcggagaagacgacggcctgagagacagacggctgggatccgcgcccagccggattaccattgtatccctggggggcaggcctatataagccccccggggcacccatgcaacggGGATAGCCTCTTTAGCATTAGGCCGAtcacataggaaggagagagccagccttgccctctcctacctccagaaacagctctaggagcaccattgtattcactttgccatagtgaccatgcggagcccccgcggagcagcagtaggggtgttatctcctcggagagccttgaagctgggtaagatccgtcggcgtgcatgtcttcgcctcatcccgctttcgggaaccggcgacgttctactcgctcccaccatgataagccatcctttggcatatgtcgtacccaacccccgacatttggcgcccaccgtggggtgaggtgcaccgtcgttcggagacctgctctggacgggaacccttttcctccctggcgagcacagccagctcgacacgccagatggagtctgcgctgacgcgctgcacggtgctgagatcgcctgcgcggccagctgcctcgccgagcttatcggcgaggttcgcctgtccgatgagcctgcgtccgacgcaggcacgagcggccccgagagcctcctcgtgggtctcctcgaccaactcctcgtcgtcggcgagcctgccgtggacctggagtccataggatccaccgacccgatgctggtcgactccgacaccgcgtcgctcgacgcgttccccaccaacgtggtggtctacgacgagccgctcccttgtgtggagagcggcggaagcaccgtcactgaggtcctcaTGCTCGATCACGGCGAGCGTTCCGGCGAGGGAGCTcacgacccgctcgacgcggctctgcaagaCCTGATCGCGCCCATTCCGGGAGACGCGgacgctgagacgctggaggcATGCTGCCTCCAGCTCGTCGAGGGCACGAAGAAGCTGGCAagtatgagacgcttgtcagaagcctaccagcgtgagatggatcgcgctgtgggcggctcgccggctctgattgggcctagccgcctaggcgcggtccggcagcaTGGCGCGGCAATCGCCAGCCTGTTCGGGGCCagtcgccctgtgtacgccacgcctgcggaaaacatccgtgctgcccaggcggcggcggatgagctggacaacttcgaaggtgaagagcgccgcctgatgacggagcgagttcagcagctccttgacgcggctgccgcacagaacaaagtcggctgccgcacggaggcgccgcagcgacaaaacgacgacttgcctccccgccgagatcaaggcgtggCGTCTCGGACACCAATAGGCGGtgtccgcggaagaaaagacaaggatccggctgtcagccacagtcggactcgcatcaccatcgagcgcgaccaagacggccgccccaaagcaatggaacggcgggacgactatctgcctccccctcctcgcagagaaaggcgagtctccccgccacctgtAGAGCATccaactctcggcgaccgccttggccgccgagagggagtcggagaaaatgacgcccgccaccggatcgaccgactccaccgatccctagcgctggaagaagaagacgagttgggtcctccctgtttcgggccccgcatccgagatgagcccttccccaaagggttcacgctcccccgagatacaCCCAAGTACACTGGCTCCGTGAAAccggaagattggctagttgactactccacggccgtcgacatagcgaacggcaacaagcgtgttgccgtgaagtatgttccactcatgctccagggcacggcccggacatggttgaacagtctgaagccccgtagcatcaacagctgggtcgacttcaccgaggccttcgtccgcaacttcacgagcatgtACAAgcaacctcccaagcctcgccaactctccttgtgcatgcaaggccccgacgattccactcgcgactacctcacgcgctgggccgagcttcggaactcctgcgagggcgtgcacgaggtgcaggctatcgagtactttactgccaggTGCAGAGAGCTCCTCTGCGacaagccggagaccctcgatgagctgctgagcacagcagacaagtacgccacggtcgactcctccatgaaggcggagattcaagttagtgcgactggcaaagttgcccctcaggctccaagaactccggctggggacaccagtcggcggcagcagcaaagcgaccacaagcgcaaggccccacagccggcttccaacagccgacaagtggcgacagtcgaagaccaatagccggaggggcagcctccgaccaagcgacagaaaggcggcaagtccaactggttgccggccttctcctacgagcagactttagatggcccctgcaagttccatagcggcgcgaagccgtcaaaccacaccacccggaaatgccactggctgaccagaatcgccaagggagacggcctactccctcccccgcctgctgggccgcctcctccactgccaccccagcagccggctgtcaggccagtcggcgtgatacaagacgagttcccagatgagcacagagcctatgtggtgttcaccagtgtggctgacaaTTGATGCAGCAGGCgccagcagcagcaagaggtgaacgcagtcgcgtcaagcactccagagttcatgcactggtctgaaaggcctatcagttggagcagagctgatcacccagaggtgatgccgaatccgggctcctacgccctggtcttaggtgccacactcgcgacagataggcgggccgctcgtttcttgcgagtgctgatagacggaggcagcagtatcaacatcctgtacaaggatacgatggagaagttaggaatcaagcgaagacggctttagagcagccggactgtgttccacggcattgttcctggcctttcctgctcaccaatcggcaagatcctaatagacgtcctctttggggacaaagatcatttccgccgagagccggtTTGGTTTCAAGTGGTGGACctcaaaagcccgtatcatgcgttgcttggccgacctgctctggccaagttcatggcagtcccccactacgcctacctcaagatgaagataccgagttccaagggaattctaaccgtggccggcgactacagaaagtcatcCGCTTGCATGGCCGAAAgcattcggctggccgagtccttggtgatcgcggctgagaagcggcttcttgatcgggttgtggcgatggccggcaagcagcccgagatgtcgcccgaccccaaggagttggaagtagaaggatcattcaagccggccagagaaacgaagaagatacctttggacccagaacacccagagaggtacgctgtcatgggtacaaaccttgacagcaaataggaaggcgagctcgtcgatttcctctgtgagaatcgagacatctttgcatggtcccctaaagacatgccaggtgtaccaacggaattcaccgagcacaagttacatgtccgatcggaTGAGAAGcctgtcaggcagcccttgcgctgcctgtcagaagagaagagaagagttgttggagaagagatagcccggctcctggcagccggcttcattatggaagtatttttcccagagtggttagcaaaccctgtcctggtgctgaagaagaacaagcaatggcggatgtgtatcgactacacaagcctcaacaaagcctgccccaaggatccattcgctctgccgagaattgatcaggtgatagactccacagccggatgcaagctgttgagtttcttagatgcatattctggatatcaccagatcaagctaaacccgactgacagactgaagaccgccttcatcacgccgtttggtgccttctgctacctgaccatgacgttcggcttgaggaatgccggcgccacctttcagcgttgcatgcagaagtgcctcctcaagcaactcggcaaaaatgcccacgtctacgtggatgatgtggtggtgaagacagaaaagcgtggaacactgttggaagacctcaaggaaacctttgagaatctgcgccgattccagatcaagctcaaccccgagaagtgcgtcttcggagtaccagccggccaactcctcggtttcctggtttctgaatgcggcatagagtgcaaccatgtgaatatcaaggccatcgagaggatggaggcacccagacgactgctagatgtgcaaaagttcaccggttgtttggcgtccatcagccgattcatcagtcggctgggcgagaaggctctccccttatatcagctcatgaagaagacgaccttttttgagtggactcccaaggcggacgaagcttttctccaactgaagaaaatgttgactacgcCCCCTGTGCTGGTGGCCccaactcccaaagagcccatgctcctatacatcgccgccaccagccgggtagtcagcacagtcattgtagttgagtgcaaggaggaaggcaaggcgctacctgtccagagaccggtatattacctgagcgaagtactgtcggcctccaagcagaactacccccactaccaaaagatgtgctacggcgtgcactttgccgccaagaaattgaagccttacttccaggagcatccaatcactgtggtctgcacagccccacttgccgagatcatcggaagccgagatgcttctggccgaatggccaaatgggccatcgatttGGCTCCCTAcagcatctactaccagccccgcaccgccatcaagtcacaagcactggccgacttcctcgtcgactgggccgagacccagtacctgccaccagcgcctgactccacccattcgcggatgcatttcgacggctccaagatgcgcaccggcttgggagccggcgtcgtcctcacttcccccaagggcgacaagctcagatatgtgctacaggtccattttgccgcctccaacaacgttgctgagtacgaggcgctcattcacgggctccggcttgccaaagaactcggcattcgccggatcctctgTTATGgcaactctgacttggtggtccagcagtcatctggcgattgggacaccaaggacgcaaacatggcgagctaccgtttccttgtgcagcaactcagcggatacttcgaggggtgcgagttcctccacgtgccaagaaacgacaacgaccaagcagacgccttggcacgaatcggctccacccgccaagcaataccattcggcgtcgcccttcggcgcctcctcaagccatctgtcaaaccttcaccagaatcagactccatctttgtgccggctccacccgaagaagtcagatccgactccaagagcgctccagtcaaagccggcccggggacttcagaacccggctcggggactgtggCGAACAAACCaatgactccagaactcggcctggGGACTgttccagtcggcccggggacttcatcaatccatcaagcggctgcggactccaacccgccgcctcccagcccagtctCCCTCGACCAAGTTGCAGTattggtagtcgaagaaatagcagcacccttatgggcacaacccatcctcaagttcctggtgaaCAGAGAACTGCCGATTGATGAAACCTTGGCtccgcaagtacaacgccgagcggcagcctacaccatagtcaacagggagctggtcaggcgcagtgtcactggcgtctaccagcgttgcgtcgagccagagcaaggccaagcaattctcagagacatccatgaaggcgagtgcggccaccatgcagcttcgagagcactcgttgccaaagccttccgacacagtttcttctggccaactgccctggaagaggccaaagaattagtccaaaagtgcaaggggtgccatatGTTCCGCTCCaggccacatcagccggcttccgcac is drawn from Triticum dicoccoides isolate Atlit2015 ecotype Zavitan chromosome 6B, WEW_v2.0, whole genome shotgun sequence and contains these coding sequences:
- the LOC119323795 gene encoding uncharacterized protein LOC119323795 translates to MALRLINPSRKPLLHVPRPSSSSFSSSSSSSNNNSPPFXXXPPPPSDDPGYPPPNHGEGPQRPAASSIFLDIRERLKSSPAPPPPRRIPANPLRPGGAPAAPSVGLDDVKRSLESFRAGSPRLSGPGVGGGGANPSFQDLLKNSAAAPAGRPQGGGAPNAGGGKPFSFSFDSIRESIRKIDPQQERQRQPPLRFLNNTPDNIFGREMRQRAGKPQPGEGKEDEDDGVFLANEYNPEQLGQMLRELRPADAGKDGKEWFSLQELQGRIAKIAEQERAQADPRYGGEFGYLRQTLTSLHKDQKGQKKHVTNVQQMSIFANIGGKPLPEYMLSNLPPQEELLERYFHPDHMSGEEKMKLELQKVRDEFKMSENDCGSARVQIAQLTLKIKHLSSVLHKKDKHSRKGLQDMVQRRKKYLKYLRRTDWDSYCLVLSKLGLRDTPEYKAPDYKKTQPTKAQSKKSKSKSKRKRKMKA